One genomic window of Anaerofustis stercorihominis DSM 17244 includes the following:
- a CDS encoding YDG domain-containing protein, with protein MDEFKPKRSKISRKIIGMILTLVLMLCLFPSSNIFAADNAQASEIEYLTNQSGFAFNVRGMPGSFKTTYSDRGYISYLRITDSEVNNAAASSGTAINSLPNGVVKRNINGVTGFDLTQTLSFTNENRYVKIQYTLTNNTGKDKFVALGSGADIQIVNNDSAPIYRTDTGIRMAESTDASSRQFNFVCEKSYGVTDVDTLYYGPYGQYPANMFSGIKTTGSVLNIDSGMSFGWINRLIRDGETKTYSVLLGIGSSATPPQLMQDISAVCNGDKVDVEARFKDINENVEDAIYYVFDMDTENETPAEKLIEVDATGEVQTLKASIPKPSSWQVGEVHTVSVWVMNTPGAMSDIKTVRVVVEGDDEVREAEEYYLSFNGGQGAVGTAPSSIKAYEQDYVTLPNNTFTKENCTFGGWKDSEGNIYPAGTKFKMPSSDTTLTAYWVEGTENAMYTVEYYKQNVKDDNYTLAESKSFEGTVGETVTAPEKTYTGFDENTTTALRKESGEVASGLRLKRYYDRKMMNVTFNGNGGNASQASASVRYGGMLEMPTATRQYYAFQGWYDSLNNQEAKLYNNLSPITSDLTLYASWDAALDFTTPKVSGTYGAAISNVTLVPSNAASSDAPNVKFEIVSGSLPEGLEMSETGVISGTPKIATNGDINIQVKCTDLDTNLTKTKQVTINIAKKELTVTGIDITTAPTKVYDGTNTISKASLDAVSVTEVSGLLAEDQISASSVKSAKSTGLTIKATAGTYDNKNAGENKNYTITKFSLSGDKAANYTIAPYIAGNNGVITKRDITIKPTPDSMDRNDAVPAFGVKITNGSLGKGDTIADLGTPVFECKNDAGVSPSTGGEIGDFVLKITSINNQSSNYNITLEEVAFRVRDKHTVTTSKAGDGVITATKAYDEDSTAIITWEPKDNYRVKRVIVDGEVRDDLLHAGQITFAGIREDHTVFVEFTREELPPVNQYYSIDTVKKGGDGNCSITSGCTVKKGDNKTISWNAGGEYKVSKVTIDGVVQNNPDENGGSITFNSISSNHDVQVVFEKKSAPAPKEDFYTITTSYEGEGSIDPSKTVKKGSACTISWKPAGGWYVDKVIIDGVEKEGLRKGEFENITADHTIKVIFAKDTPTGGNPDPDNPDVDNPDIDTPDNPDIDNPDDNPTTDVTQTYRVNTQIKNGVGDISPSVTVNKGEDYTVSWHIETGYEIDSVEVKMGNVLKPNLVNGNKVILTNITDDYDIIVTLKPVDTSADPDNNKESFDIITGIKGGEGTITPSALDVEKGTSHKVEWSVEADYTVQSVIVDGVARDELRNENSEYNINSVEASHSVYVFLSKENKNDGANDGEVVNPDGLLTVTTEIVGKGSITPSKIVEKGGNYKVEWAPADGYVLKEVYIDGNKSNLPVNFVDFNNILVNHSVKVVFVKDDEAHLDYIPGEKYQISTGIVGGKGSISPSATLQKDDDYNVEWNIDEGYVVKSVIVDGVYREDLKNVQGSQDFNSIKANHSVYVYVETKDNSSNNKPANNLTVSTETVGKGSITPTAVKKKGNDHVVTWKPASGYVVKEVYVDGLKVNLSEDKIEFKDLASNHHVKVIFVKESEKDEIYQPSENDIKVETSIIGGKGTITGTATLKKGDDHTVKWTVEKGYQVKTIIVDGKERKDLLNSNSITFKDLSKNHKVQVVLMSDEEAAALEKENNKNNSGKKDNSSSKGTSKDRKNENKNNIDTPDTSDNSNAVIYGLIALIAVAGLGGTIFKIKRVN; from the coding sequence ATGGACGAATTTAAACCTAAGCGAAGTAAGATTTCAAGAAAAATAATAGGGATGATACTGACTCTTGTTTTAATGTTATGTTTATTCCCATCTTCAAATATTTTTGCCGCTGACAATGCACAGGCAAGCGAAATTGAATATTTGACAAACCAATCCGGATTTGCATTTAATGTTAGAGGTATGCCCGGTAGTTTTAAAACTACTTATTCGGATAGAGGGTATATTTCATATTTAAGGATAACGGACAGTGAAGTAAATAATGCAGCTGCAAGCAGCGGTACAGCAATAAACAGTTTGCCGAATGGCGTGGTTAAACGTAATATCAATGGCGTTACAGGTTTTGATTTGACACAAACGTTATCTTTTACTAATGAAAATAGATATGTTAAAATTCAGTACACATTGACTAATAATACAGGTAAAGATAAATTTGTCGCATTGGGTTCTGGAGCTGATATACAAATCGTAAATAATGACAGCGCTCCGATTTACAGAACAGATACGGGTATACGTATGGCTGAGAGTACCGATGCTTCTTCAAGACAATTTAACTTTGTATGTGAAAAATCATATGGTGTTACAGATGTAGATACATTGTATTACGGACCATATGGTCAGTATCCTGCAAATATGTTTTCCGGAATAAAGACAACAGGTTCTGTTCTTAATATAGACTCCGGTATGTCTTTTGGATGGATAAACAGACTTATTAGGGACGGGGAAACTAAGACGTATTCTGTGCTTCTCGGTATAGGTAGTTCGGCTACACCTCCACAATTAATGCAGGATATTTCTGCGGTTTGTAACGGGGATAAAGTGGACGTTGAAGCACGTTTCAAAGATATAAATGAAAATGTAGAAGATGCGATATACTATGTATTCGATATGGATACGGAAAATGAAACTCCTGCGGAAAAGTTAATCGAAGTTGATGCAACGGGCGAAGTCCAAACTCTTAAAGCGTCCATACCCAAACCTTCTTCATGGCAAGTCGGGGAAGTACATACTGTTTCCGTATGGGTTATGAATACTCCAGGTGCAATGTCTGATATAAAAACTGTTAGGGTTGTAGTTGAAGGTGATGATGAAGTCAGAGAAGCCGAAGAATACTATTTGAGCTTTAACGGCGGTCAAGGGGCTGTCGGTACCGCACCTTCAAGTATAAAGGCTTATGAACAGGATTATGTTACTCTTCCCAATAATACATTTACAAAAGAAAATTGTACTTTCGGCGGCTGGAAGGATAGTGAAGGGAATATCTATCCTGCGGGAACAAAATTTAAAATGCCGAGCAGTGATACGACTTTAACTGCCTATTGGGTAGAGGGAACAGAAAATGCTATGTATACCGTTGAGTATTATAAGCAAAATGTAAAGGATGACAACTATACATTGGCAGAAAGCAAATCCTTTGAGGGTACGGTAGGGGAAACCGTAACGGCTCCCGAAAAGACTTATACGGGATTTGATGAAAATACAACAACAGCTCTTCGTAAGGAAAGCGGAGAAGTGGCGAGCGGACTTCGTCTTAAACGTTATTATGACAGAAAAATGATGAACGTTACATTCAACGGTAACGGCGGAAATGCTTCTCAAGCTTCTGCTTCCGTACGCTACGGCGGTATGCTGGAAATGCCTACAGCTACCAGACAATATTATGCTTTCCAAGGCTGGTATGATTCATTGAATAATCAAGAAGCTAAGTTATACAACAACTTATCTCCTATAACTTCGGACTTGACTTTGTATGCATCTTGGGATGCGGCTTTAGACTTTACAACTCCAAAAGTGAGCGGGACTTACGGGGCTGCAATAAGTAATGTGACTTTGGTTCCTTCAAATGCAGCTTCAAGCGACGCTCCGAACGTTAAGTTTGAAATAGTAAGCGGAAGTCTTCCCGAAGGACTTGAAATGTCCGAAACAGGTGTTATTTCAGGTACTCCTAAAATAGCGACAAACGGAGATATAAATATTCAAGTAAAATGTACTGACTTGGACACAAATTTAACAAAGACTAAACAAGTAACTATAAATATAGCTAAAAAAGAATTGACTGTTACGGGTATAGATATAACTACCGCTCCGACTAAAGTTTATGACGGTACGAATACAATATCAAAAGCAAGTCTTGATGCCGTTTCCGTAACAGAAGTCAGCGGACTTTTAGCGGAAGATCAGATAAGCGCTTCAAGTGTAAAATCTGCAAAATCAACTGGTCTTACAATAAAAGCCACAGCAGGTACATATGACAATAAAAATGCCGGAGAAAATAAAAATTATACGATCACTAAATTCTCTTTAAGCGGTGATAAAGCTGCAAATTATACGATAGCTCCTTATATAGCAGGAAATAATGGTGTGATTACAAAGAGAGATATAACCATAAAACCTACTCCCGATTCTATGGACAGAAATGACGCTGTTCCTGCATTCGGAGTGAAAATAACAAACGGAAGTCTCGGAAAAGGCGATACGATTGCCGACTTGGGTACTCCTGTATTTGAATGTAAAAATGACGCTGGTGTTTCACCTTCAACAGGCGGTGAAATAGGTGACTTTGTATTAAAAATCACATCAATAAATAATCAAAGTTCAAATTATAATATAACTTTGGAAGAAGTAGCATTCAGAGTAAGAGATAAACATACCGTTACTACATCTAAAGCAGGTGACGGAGTGATTACGGCTACTAAAGCTTATGATGAAGATTCTACCGCAATAATAACTTGGGAACCTAAAGATAATTACAGAGTAAAGAGAGTTATAGTTGATGGTGAAGTAAGAGATGATTTGCTTCATGCAGGTCAAATAACTTTTGCGGGTATAAGAGAAGACCATACCGTATTTGTTGAATTTACCAGAGAAGAACTTCCTCCTGTAAATCAGTATTATTCCATCGATACCGTTAAAAAGGGCGGAGATGGTAACTGCAGCATAACAAGTGGATGTACGGTTAAAAAAGGTGACAACAAAACGATCAGCTGGAATGCTGGCGGTGAATATAAAGTAAGTAAAGTTACTATAGACGGTGTTGTCCAAAACAACCCTGATGAAAACGGCGGAAGCATTACATTTAATTCAATAAGTTCTAATCATGACGTACAAGTCGTATTTGAAAAGAAAAGTGCTCCTGCACCAAAAGAAGATTTTTATACTATAACAACGTCTTATGAAGGTGAGGGTTCTATTGATCCAAGTAAGACTGTTAAAAAAGGTTCCGCATGCACGATCAGCTGGAAACCTGCAGGCGGATGGTATGTCGATAAAGTTATAATAGACGGTGTTGAAAAAGAAGGTTTAAGAAAAGGTGAATTTGAAAATATAACTGCGGATCATACTATAAAAGTAATTTTTGCTAAGGATACTCCTACCGGCGGAAACCCTGATCCTGATAATCCGGATGTAGATAATCCAGATATAGATACACCTGATAATCCGGATATTGACAACCCTGATGATAATCCTACTACTGATGTAACTCAAACGTACAGGGTAAATACACAGATAAAAAACGGTGTCGGTGATATTTCTCCTTCCGTAACTGTAAACAAAGGCGAAGATTATACTGTTTCTTGGCATATCGAAACGGGCTATGAAATAGATAGTGTTGAAGTAAAAATGGGTAATGTATTAAAGCCTAATTTGGTAAACGGGAATAAGGTAATACTTACAAATATCACAGATGACTATGATATCATCGTTACTTTAAAACCTGTTGATACTTCTGCCGATCCTGATAATAATAAAGAATCTTTTGATATTATTACAGGTATCAAAGGCGGTGAAGGTACTATAACACCTTCTGCATTAGATGTTGAAAAGGGTACGAGTCATAAAGTAGAATGGTCCGTTGAAGCTGATTATACCGTTCAAAGTGTAATAGTTGACGGTGTAGCGAGAGATGAACTCAGAAACGAAAACAGTGAATATAATATCAACAGTGTTGAAGCGAGTCATTCGGTTTATGTATTCTTATCTAAAGAAAATAAGAATGACGGAGCAAACGATGGAGAAGTTGTAAATCCTGACGGACTTTTGACTGTAACAACGGAAATCGTTGGTAAAGGCAGTATCACTCCAAGTAAAATCGTTGAAAAAGGCGGTAACTATAAAGTTGAGTGGGCACCTGCAGACGGATATGTACTAAAAGAAGTTTACATTGATGGAAATAAGAGTAATCTACCTGTTAACTTCGTTGACTTTAACAATATTTTAGTAAATCATAGCGTAAAAGTAGTATTTGTTAAAGATGATGAAGCACATCTTGATTATATCCCGGGAGAAAAATATCAAATTTCAACCGGAATAGTCGGTGGAAAAGGAAGTATATCTCCAAGTGCGACTTTACAAAAAGATGATGATTATAATGTAGAGTGGAATATTGATGAGGGGTATGTCGTAAAAAGCGTAATAGTAGACGGTGTATACAGAGAAGATTTAAAAAATGTACAGGGAAGTCAAGACTTTAATTCTATTAAAGCGAACCATTCGGTATATGTATATGTGGAAACTAAAGATAATTCTTCAAATAACAAACCGGCTAACAATTTAACCGTATCTACAGAGACTGTCGGTAAAGGCAGCATAACTCCTACAGCAGTTAAGAAAAAAGGCAATGATCATGTGGTTACATGGAAACCTGCAAGCGGTTATGTTGTTAAAGAAGTGTATGTTGATGGTTTAAAAGTTAATCTTTCAGAGGATAAAATAGAATTCAAAGATTTGGCATCAAATCATCATGTAAAAGTAATATTCGTTAAAGAATCGGAAAAAGATGAAATATATCAGCCTTCCGAAAATGACATAAAGGTTGAAACATCTATAATCGGCGGTAAAGGTACTATTACCGGAACTGCCACTCTTAAAAAGGGTGATGATCACACGGTTAAATGGACTGTTGAAAAAGGATATCAAGTAAAGACCATAATAGTTGACGGAAAAGAAAGAAAAGACTTGTTAAACAGTAATTCAATAACATTTAAAGATTTATCCAAAAATCATAAAGTTCAAGTAGTGTTGATGAGTGATGAAGAAGCTGCCGCTCTGGAAAAAGAAAACAATAAAAATAATAGTGGTAAAAAAGATAATTCTTCTTCAAAAGGAACATCTAAAGATAGAAAGAATGAAAATAAAAATAATATAGATACCCCGGATACGTCCGATAATTCAAATGCAGTGATATATGGCTTGATAGCCTTGATTGCTGTTGCAGGATTAGGCGGAACTATCTTTAAAATAAAAAGGGTAAATTAA
- the thyX gene encoding FAD-dependent thymidylate synthase produces MKSDLKVSLVRYTPEPVKTVAMAAKLCYSPVGIEEISEKMSDEQAEKFVKMLMGFSHMSPLEHISFSFAIEGVSRTLTHQLVRHRLASYSQQSQRYVSETEFDFIVPPAIEKDEQALKAFNESMEMIQSSYEKIRDILTENKTKELVEKEKMEEKSARSKAVKLANEDARFVLPGACETKIITTMNARQLLHFFEERTCTRAQWEIRGLATEMLKLVKEVCPVIFDSAGPGCVRGACPEGKMSCGKAKEIKEKFLNL; encoded by the coding sequence ATGAAGAGTGATTTAAAAGTAAGTTTGGTAAGGTATACTCCGGAACCTGTTAAGACTGTGGCAATGGCCGCTAAGTTATGTTATTCTCCTGTTGGTATAGAAGAAATAAGCGAAAAAATGAGTGATGAACAGGCTGAAAAGTTTGTAAAAATGTTAATGGGTTTCAGTCACATGTCTCCTCTCGAACATATAAGTTTTTCTTTTGCTATAGAAGGAGTAAGCAGAACACTTACTCATCAGCTTGTAAGACACAGACTTGCAAGTTATTCTCAGCAGTCACAAAGATATGTCAGTGAGACCGAATTTGATTTTATCGTACCTCCGGCAATAGAAAAAGACGAACAAGCTTTAAAAGCTTTTAATGAAAGTATGGAAATGATACAATCATCTTATGAAAAAATCAGAGACATTCTAACCGAGAATAAAACAAAAGAACTGGTTGAGAAAGAAAAAATGGAAGAAAAATCAGCCAGAAGCAAGGCTGTTAAGCTTGCTAATGAGGACGCGAGATTTGTTCTTCCGGGAGCCTGCGAAACGAAGATCATTACTACAATGAATGCAAGACAGCTGCTTCATTTTTTCGAAGAAAGAACTTGTACCAGAGCACAGTGGGAAATAAGAGGGCTTGCCACGGAAATGTTGAAGCTTGTAAAGGAAGTATGTCCCGTTATATTCGATAGTGCTGGTCCGGGCTGTGTAAGAGGTGCATGTCCCGAAGGTAAAATGAGCTGCGGAAAAGCAAAAGAAATAAAAGAAAAATTTTTGAATTTATAG
- the rlmB gene encoding 23S rRNA (guanosine(2251)-2'-O)-methyltransferase RlmB, translating to MSNYEKVIGRNAVRETLKAGRNVNKLYISENHDSGLVSIIKMAKSKGISIQKTNNHKLDSMSGSTHHQGVLALCSPVETISLRELIEKMNEKVTKPLVVILDNITDPHNAGAIIRSAYCAGADGVIMQTRRSASIGEGMYKSSAGAIEHIDLCEVSNIAQTIDTLKKEGLFVVGLDMNGENYYDMDYDMPLALVVGAEGKGLGRLIKEKCDFISSIPLKNDFDSLNASVAAGIVLFEAVKTR from the coding sequence ATGAGTAATTATGAAAAAGTAATAGGAAGAAATGCGGTCAGAGAAACTTTAAAGGCGGGAAGAAATGTAAATAAACTTTATATAAGCGAAAATCATGATTCCGGTTTGGTAAGTATAATAAAAATGGCAAAGTCAAAGGGGATATCCATTCAAAAGACCAATAACCATAAGCTTGATAGTATGTCGGGTAGCACACACCATCAAGGCGTTCTTGCTCTTTGTTCTCCCGTAGAAACAATTTCGCTCAGAGAGCTTATAGAAAAAATGAATGAAAAGGTCACTAAACCTTTAGTAGTTATCCTAGATAATATAACAGACCCCCATAATGCCGGAGCCATAATCAGAAGCGCATACTGTGCAGGTGCGGACGGTGTTATAATGCAGACAAGAAGAAGCGCTTCTATCGGAGAGGGTATGTATAAATCTTCTGCCGGAGCCATTGAACATATTGATTTATGCGAAGTATCGAATATAGCTCAAACCATAGATACACTTAAAAAAGAAGGCTTATTTGTAGTGGGACTTGATATGAACGGAGAAAACTACTACGATATGGATTATGATATGCCTTTAGCTTTGGTTGTCGGTGCTGAAGGTAAGGGACTTGGTAGACTTATTAAAGAAAAATGTGATTTTATAAGCTCTATTCCTTTAAAAAATGATTTCGATTCATTGAATGCTTCCGTTGCTGCGGGAATAGTTCTTTTTGAAGCTGTAAAAACAAGATAA
- the pyrB gene encoding aspartate carbamoyltransferase, with protein sequence MLKGRDLIEPTNFTVEELDEIFALANDILNDEKKYVDVCHGKLLASLFYEPSTRTKFSFDAAMYRLGGNVLGFSDPNTSSTSKGESLADTTVVVSNYVDIIVARHPREGTAKLMSEHSRVPVINAGDGGHQHPTQTLTDLLTIQYYKHDFNNLKIGVCGDLMFGRTIHSLVKAMSRYENIEFVFISPKELSMPEYIKEEIEGKAKYSETNSLDEVIGDLDVLYMSRVQRERFVNEEEYLRLKDYFILTKEKLEKAKEDMIVMHPLPRVNEISTDVDDDKRAVYFMQGRLGMYVRMALIMKLLGVEVDD encoded by the coding sequence ATGTTAAAAGGTCGAGATTTGATCGAACCAACAAATTTTACAGTAGAAGAATTAGATGAAATATTTGCGCTTGCTAATGATATTCTAAATGACGAAAAAAAATATGTGGATGTATGTCATGGGAAATTATTGGCAAGCCTTTTTTATGAACCTTCAACAAGAACGAAATTTTCTTTCGACGCTGCGATGTACAGGCTTGGCGGTAATGTCTTAGGATTTTCCGACCCGAATACATCGAGTACTTCGAAAGGAGAATCTCTTGCAGATACTACAGTGGTCGTTTCAAATTATGTAGATATAATCGTTGCAAGACATCCCAGAGAAGGTACAGCAAAATTGATGAGTGAACATTCAAGAGTTCCCGTTATAAATGCGGGAGACGGCGGACATCAGCATCCAACTCAAACGCTTACGGATCTACTTACAATTCAGTATTACAAACACGATTTCAATAATCTAAAGATAGGTGTATGCGGAGACTTGATGTTCGGAAGGACTATTCATTCTCTCGTAAAAGCAATGTCAAGATATGAAAATATAGAGTTTGTCTTTATTTCACCGAAAGAACTTTCAATGCCGGAATATATAAAGGAAGAAATCGAAGGAAAAGCTAAATACTCCGAAACAAATTCACTTGATGAAGTCATTGGAGATTTGGACGTTCTTTATATGTCAAGGGTTCAAAGAGAGAGATTTGTAAATGAAGAAGAATATTTGAGATTGAAAGATTATTTTATTCTTACAAAGGAAAAGCTTGAAAAAGCCAAAGAGGATATGATAGTTATGCATCCTCTTCCTAGGGTAAATGAAATATCTACTGATGTAGACGATGACAAAAGAGCGGTTTACTTTATGCAGGGCAGGCTTGGAATGTATGTAAGGATGGCTTTGATTATGAAGTTATTGGGGGTAGAAGTAGATGATTAA
- a CDS encoding aspartate carbamoyltransferase regulatory subunit produces MINVSKLKQGIVIDHIKVNHGYEVFKQLKLDEVDDVIVLMRNIPSHKMGKKDIIKIETDLKLDLTILGLIDPNITVSYIENGERVKKIQPRLPEVVEGILKCKNPRCITQYEKVENIKFYLANPEKKEYRCSYCDSKTTLVENK; encoded by the coding sequence ATGATTAATGTTTCTAAATTAAAACAAGGTATAGTTATAGACCATATTAAGGTAAATCATGGATATGAAGTCTTTAAACAACTTAAACTTGATGAAGTAGACGATGTAATAGTTCTTATGAGAAATATACCCAGTCATAAAATGGGTAAAAAAGATATTATTAAAATCGAAACGGACTTAAAGCTTGATTTAACTATACTTGGGCTTATAGACCCTAATATAACGGTAAGTTATATCGAAAACGGAGAAAGAGTAAAGAAGATACAGCCAAGACTTCCCGAAGTAGTTGAGGGGATTTTAAAATGTAAAAATCCGAGATGTATAACTCAGTACGAAAAAGTTGAAAATATCAAGTTTTACTTGGCTAATCCGGAAAAGAAAGAATATAGATGTTCTTACTGCGACTCAAAGACTACTTTGGTAGAAAATAAATAA
- a CDS encoding dihydroorotase: MKKLFKNGVIVDKTKTSKEDVLVVNGKIEQIGKDLKYDDAEIIDLKGQALMPAFIDMHSHFRDPGYTYKEDIETGMKASVKGGYSVVCTMANTNPICDNKEVLSYVKEKSDKVGLNKVIQISAIGKNLEDKEFVNIEENKKYTNLFSNDGRTIFSYDFMEEALKKSKEYDFHLLTHCQPEEEIIERDMKLLEKVGGNLHVCHISTKKSLELIKEAKAKGLGVTCEVGPHHLFADSLDYRVNPSFATYEDRMAVIQGIKDNKIDVLATDHAPHSIEDKEKGAPGIDNIEVAFSMYYKIFKEHCISINKLSEMISFTPAKKIGLNKGLIKEGYDADFAVVDLDYKGKIKKEEFISKSNNTPFDGYDINGKVLMTFVEGEKKYEINR; encoded by the coding sequence ATGAAAAAACTGTTTAAAAACGGAGTAATAGTCGATAAGACCAAAACATCAAAAGAAGATGTATTGGTTGTCAACGGAAAAATAGAGCAAATAGGGAAAGATTTAAAATATGATGATGCAGAAATCATTGATTTAAAAGGACAAGCTTTGATGCCTGCATTCATAGATATGCACTCACATTTCAGAGATCCGGGGTATACTTATAAAGAAGATATAGAAACCGGAATGAAAGCAAGTGTAAAAGGCGGCTACAGCGTTGTATGTACCATGGCAAACACTAATCCTATTTGCGATAATAAAGAGGTATTATCTTATGTAAAGGAAAAGTCCGATAAAGTAGGTTTAAATAAAGTAATTCAAATCAGTGCCATAGGTAAGAACCTTGAAGATAAAGAATTTGTAAATATAGAGGAAAACAAAAAATATACCAATTTATTTTCCAATGACGGAAGGACTATATTCAGTTATGATTTTATGGAAGAAGCTTTGAAGAAATCCAAAGAATATGATTTTCATTTATTGACACACTGTCAGCCAGAAGAAGAAATAATAGAAAGAGATATGAAGCTTCTTGAAAAGGTCGGAGGAAATCTTCATGTTTGCCATATAAGTACCAAGAAATCTTTGGAGCTTATAAAAGAAGCAAAAGCCAAAGGACTTGGAGTGACTTGTGAAGTAGGTCCTCATCATCTTTTTGCCGATAGTCTCGATTACAGAGTAAATCCTTCATTTGCGACATATGAGGATAGAATGGCAGTAATACAAGGTATCAAAGATAATAAAATAGATGTACTTGCAACCGACCATGCTCCTCATTCAATTGAAGATAAAGAAAAAGGTGCTCCGGGAATAGACAATATCGAAGTTGCCTTTTCAATGTATTATAAGATATTTAAAGAACATTGTATCAGTATCAACAAATTAAGTGAAATGATAAGTTTTACGCCGGCTAAGAAAATCGGACTCAATAAAGGCTTGATCAAAGAGGGATACGATGCCGACTTTGCCGTGGTAGATTTAGATTATAAAGGTAAGATAAAAAAAGAAGAGTTTATATCAAAATCCAATAACACACCTTTTGACGGATATGATATAAACGGAAAAGTGTTGATGACTTTTGTGGAGGGAGAAAAGAAGTATGAAATTAATAGATAA
- the pyrF gene encoding orotidine-5'-phosphate decarboxylase, whose product MKLIDKLYERSKKNMAVCLGLDTKEAFLPEYISDMDISLGEKYFLFNKAIIDATKDIVACYKVQIACYEALGMDGLNAYQKTLKYIRENDGIVIADIKRGDISSTAAMYADGHFKGDFEADFITINTYMGSDAISPYFDYLKNGDKGLFVLVKTSNPNGHQIQDLETKEDKKVYEIMAEYVDKWGEDFVGECGYSAVGSVVGLTYPKEFLDVKKYMPKAFFLIPGYGAQGGTGKDIAEIFKDDICGVVNSSRGIISAHKGKVEDETFTTLTVKAVKDMQEDIGKWL is encoded by the coding sequence ATGAAATTAATAGATAAGCTTTACGAGAGAAGTAAAAAAAATATGGCGGTTTGTCTCGGTCTTGATACAAAGGAAGCATTCCTTCCCGAATATATAAGCGATATGGATATTTCTTTGGGAGAAAAATATTTTTTGTTCAACAAAGCTATAATCGATGCCACAAAAGATATCGTGGCTTGTTATAAAGTACAAATCGCATGTTACGAAGCTTTGGGGATGGACGGACTAAATGCATATCAAAAGACTTTGAAATATATAAGGGAAAATGACGGTATCGTAATTGCCGATATAAAAAGAGGAGATATTTCTTCCACTGCCGCAATGTATGCCGATGGACACTTTAAAGGAGATTTTGAAGCAGACTTTATTACCATAAACACATATATGGGCTCTGATGCAATCAGTCCGTATTTCGATTATTTGAAAAATGGAGATAAAGGGCTATTTGTATTAGTTAAAACATCAAATCCCAACGGACATCAAATTCAGGATTTGGAAACCAAAGAAGATAAGAAAGTATATGAAATAATGGCGGAGTACGTTGATAAATGGGGCGAAGATTTCGTCGGAGAATGCGGATACAGTGCCGTAGGTTCCGTTGTCGGACTTACTTATCCCAAAGAATTCTTGGATGTAAAAAAATATATGCCAAAAGCATTTTTCTTGATTCCGGGATACGGAGCGCAGGGCGGAACGGGCAAAGATATAGCGGAAATCTTTAAAGATGATATCTGCGGTGTAGTGAATTCATCGAGAGGTATTATTTCTGCTCATAAGGGAAAAGTAGAGGATGAGACCTTTACAACTCTTACCGTAAAGGCAGTAAAAGATATGCAAGAGGATATTGGAAAATGGCTATAG
- a CDS encoding dihydroorotate dehydrogenase electron transfer subunit, translating into MAIVLFNKKIKDDIYMLKLKGKFEGKEGQFYMLKPKNTFLSKPISIHDIDKEGISFLYQVKGEGTKYFSTLKEGMEVDLFGPRGNGFDIENIDKDVTVIGGGIGTAPLYYLIKQIKNKYPNKYIRVYLGFTKEDYLVDEFKKIADEVIVDVGGIITHQVDFTKDDKYFSCGPDIMMKSAYDLASKEGHDVIVSLENRMACAVGACLGCNVRTSGGNRKVCKDGPVFAGSEVY; encoded by the coding sequence ATGGCTATAGTATTATTTAATAAGAAAATTAAAGATGACATTTATATGTTGAAGCTTAAAGGAAAATTTGAAGGAAAAGAAGGACAGTTTTATATGTTAAAACCCAAGAATACTTTTCTTTCAAAACCAATAAGTATTCATGATATTGATAAGGAAGGTATATCATTCCTATATCAGGTAAAAGGAGAAGGGACTAAATATTTTTCTACTTTAAAAGAAGGTATGGAAGTTGACTTGTTCGGTCCGAGAGGCAACGGTTTCGATATAGAAAATATTGATAAGGACGTTACTGTTATCGGCGGAGGAATAGGAACTGCACCTTTATATTATTTGATTAAACAAATAAAGAATAAATATCCAAATAAATACATTAGAGTTTATTTGGGATTTACAAAGGAAGATTATTTGGTTGATGAGTTTAAGAAGATAGCAGATGAAGTAATCGTAGATGTTGGCGGGATAATTACACATCAAGTGGACTTTACAAAAGACGATAAATATTTTTCATGCGGTCCGGATATCATGATGAAAAGTGCTTATGATTTGGCCAGTAAAGAAGGACATGATGTTATCGTGTCTCTCGAAAACAGAATGGCTTGTGCTGTCGGCGCTTGCCTCGGGTGTAATGTAAGAACTTCGGGCGGAAACAGAAAAGTTTGTAAAGACGGTCCTGTCTTTGCGGGAAGCGAGGTATACTAA